One segment of Theobroma cacao cultivar B97-61/B2 chromosome 9, Criollo_cocoa_genome_V2, whole genome shotgun sequence DNA contains the following:
- the LOC108660420 gene encoding probable polyamine transporter At3g13620, producing MMQVEIQSTNPGPGLEQHENLSKTPNHSSQQLPISTNPKTPKKLTLIPLIFLIYFEVAGGPFGEEPAVQAAGPLFALLGFLVFPFIWSVPEALITAELSTAFPGNGGFVIWADRAFGPFFGSLMGSWKFFSGVINIASFPVLCIDYLKKIIHPLESGWPRQIAILISTLVLSFVNYTGLTIVGWAAVLLGIVSLSPFILMSLIAIPKIQPHRWLSLGQKGVKRDWNLFFNTLFWNLNFWDSASTLAGEVDKPQKTYPRALLVAVIFTCSAYLVPLFAVTGAVSVDQSAWESGFHAEAAGMIAGKWLKYWIEVGAVLSAIGLFEAQLSSCAYQLVGMADLAILPKFFSSRSKWFNTPWLGILLSSFIAIGMSYMTFTDIISSANFLYSLGMLLEFASFIWLRRKLPEIKRPYRVPLRIPGLVIMCLIPSAFLIVVMVIATKIVFLVSGLMTVGAIGWYFLMKFCRKKKIFRYSNVEVEER from the coding sequence ATGATGCAAGTTGAAATCCAGTCAACGAACCCCGGACCAGGCTTGGAACAACATGAAAACCTTTCCAAGACGCCAAACCACTCATCTCAGCAACTCCCCATCAGTACCAACCCCAAAACACCAAAAAAGCTGACTCTTATCCCTCTTATCTTCCTCATCTATTTTGAAGTTGCTGGCGGCCCCTTCGGTGAAGAGCCCGCAGTTCAGGCTGCAGGCCCTCTCTTTGCCCTTCTGGGGTTCCTTGTGTTCCCTTTCATCTGGAGTGTCCCCGAAGCTCTGATCACTGCAGAGCTTTCTACCGCCTTCCCTGGTAATGGAGGCTTTGTTATTTGGGCCGATCGTGCTTTTGGTCCATTCTTTGGCTCCCTGATGGGATCTTGGAAATTCTTTAGTGGCGTCATTAACATCGCGTCTTTTCCAGTTCTATGCATAGACTATCTAAAGAAGATTATCCATCCTTTGGAGTCAGGCTGGCCTCGGCAAATTGCTATTTTGATTTCAACTTTGGTATTATCTTTTGTAAACTATACGGGATTAACCATTGTTGGTTGGGCTGCTGTTTTGCTAGGTATTGTTTCGCTTTCgccttttattttaatgtcGCTTATAGCAATCCCCAAGATCCAACCCCATAGATGGCTCAGTTTAGGGCAGAAAGGTGTGAAAAGAGATTGGAATCTGTTTTTCAATACCCTTTTCTGGAATTTGAACTTTTGGGACAGTGCTAGTACTCTTGCCGGAGAAGTAGATAAACCCCAGAAAACGTATCCTCGTGCTCTTCTTGTAGCAGTGATTTTCACTTGTTCAGCCTACCTGGTTCCACTCTTTGCGGTCACTGGGGCTGTTTCTGTTGATCAAAGTGCTTGGGAGTCCGGATTTCATGCTGAAGCTGCAGGCATGATTGCAGGGAAGTGGCTGAAATACTGGATTGAAGTGGGTGCTGTGTTATCAGCAATCGGTTTATTTGAAGCTCAATTAAGCAGCTGTGCTTATCAACTTGTGGGAATGGCAGATTTAGCCATTTTGCCTAAGTTTTTCAGTAGCAGATCCAAATGGTTCAACACTCCTTGGCTGGGGATACtgctttcatctttcatcgcAATTGGTATGTCATATATGACTTTTACAGATATCATATCATCAGCAAATTTCTTGTACAGTTTGGGAATGCTCCTGGAATTTGCATCTTTCATTTGGCTGAGGAGAAAGTTGCCAGAAATAAAAAGACCTTACAGGGTTCCTCTGAGGATTCCAGGACTGGTTATCATGTGTTTGATCCCATCAGCATTCCTTATAGTTGTTATGGTTATTGCCACTAAAATTGTATTTTTGGTTAGTGGCCTCATGACTGTGGGCGCCATTGGATGGTACTTTCTGATGAAATTTTGCAGGAAAAAGAAGATATTTAGGTACAGCAATGTTGAAGTTGAAGAAAGATGA